A section of the candidate division WOR-3 bacterium genome encodes:
- the deoC gene encoding deoxyribose-phosphate aldolase gives MEEIKNFNKYIDHTILRPEATKQEIIQVCQEAIKYNFATCFLPPCYLKLAKEILKDSQVKLGAPISFPFGYQDTEIKVLETKKAIEEGAEEIDMVINISYLKSKEYDKLLEDISRVVEAAKPYGVKVIVETCYLTREEKIKILEIAIKAGCEYIKTSTGFGPKGAELEDIRLFKELAKDKIKIKASGGIRTYLQAKNLIIAGASRIGTSAGVKIMNEYLNLIGREK, from the coding sequence ATGGAAGAGATTAAAAATTTCAACAAATATATTGACCACACAATTTTAAGACCGGAAGCCACCAAACAAGAGATAATTCAAGTTTGCCAAGAAGCGATAAAATACAATTTTGCTACCTGTTTTTTGCCACCCTGCTATCTTAAACTTGCCAAAGAGATACTAAAAGATAGCCAAGTGAAATTGGGCGCACCGATCTCCTTTCCTTTTGGTTATCAAGATACCGAAATAAAAGTATTAGAAACAAAAAAGGCGATTGAAGAAGGAGCCGAAGAGATTGATATGGTTATCAATATCTCCTATTTAAAATCAAAAGAATATGACAAACTGTTAGAAGATATCAGCCGAGTGGTAGAAGCTGCCAAGCCCTATGGTGTCAAAGTGATTGTTGAGACCTGCTATCTTACGAGAGAAGAAAAGATAAAGATTTTAGAGATTGCCATTAAAGCTGGTTGTGAATATATAAAGACTTCCACCGGTTTTGGTCCCAAAGGAGCGGAACTGGAAGATATTAGACTTTTCAAAGAACTGGCAAAAGATAAGATAAAGATCAAGGCATCAGGTGGTATAAGAACCTATTTACAGGCAAAAAATTTAATTATTGCTGGTGCCTCAAGAATTGGTACCAGTGCTGGTGTGAAAATAATGAATGAATATCTAAATTTAATTGGGAGGGAAAAATGA
- a CDS encoding alcohol dehydrogenase catalytic domain-containing protein — protein MKMKAVRKVKPQFGAELCEIDIPKIPDDWVLVKVKATSICGTDVHIYKWDEWSQKRIGEKRLPQTLGHEVAGEVVEVGKNVKRIKVGDYVSAETHIYDPGDLTSLLGIFHVGEHMKILGVDCDGAFAEYFAIPEIVCWKNDKEIPPEFATVQEPLGNATYAVLGEDGDVCGKTMLITGDGPISLFAIGVAKVAGVAKIIHFGKYDFNMEIGKKMGADYQVWTNKTTREERLKIVKELTDGNGVDIALEMTGSEDSILDCFQMVRRGGRVTAFGIASVSPLPFGFDYNNGIVFKGCQIHGINGRKIFDTWYRVRNLLSSKKLDISPVITHLFTLEEFEKGFNAMLERPRRSAKVVLFPDKEELKKAKERLKL, from the coding sequence ATGAAAATGAAAGCCGTAAGAAAAGTAAAACCCCAATTTGGTGCCGAACTTTGTGAAATTGATATCCCCAAAATTCCGGATGATTGGGTATTGGTAAAAGTAAAGGCAACCTCCATTTGTGGTACTGATGTCCATATTTACAAATGGGATGAATGGTCACAAAAAAGGATTGGCGAAAAAAGGTTACCCCAAACATTAGGTCACGAAGTTGCTGGTGAAGTGGTTGAAGTTGGCAAAAATGTCAAAAGAATAAAAGTTGGTGATTATGTCTCTGCTGAAACCCATATCTATGATCCTGGTGATTTAACTTCCCTATTAGGGATCTTCCATGTTGGCGAACATATGAAAATTTTAGGTGTTGATTGTGATGGTGCTTTTGCTGAATATTTTGCCATTCCCGAAATTGTCTGCTGGAAAAATGACAAAGAGATTCCACCGGAATTTGCCACTGTCCAAGAGCCATTAGGTAATGCTACCTATGCGGTATTAGGCGAAGATGGTGATGTTTGTGGAAAGACAATGCTAATTACTGGTGATGGACCGATATCTCTCTTTGCGATTGGTGTTGCCAAGGTTGCTGGTGTTGCCAAAATTATCCATTTTGGTAAATACGACTTCAATATGGAGATTGGCAAAAAGATGGGCGCCGATTATCAAGTATGGACAAACAAGACTACCCGAGAAGAGAGATTAAAGATTGTAAAAGAACTTACTGATGGCAATGGTGTTGATATTGCTTTAGAGATGACTGGTAGCGAAGATTCCATTTTAGATTGCTTTCAAATGGTAAGGAGAGGCGGAAGAGTGACTGCCTTTGGAATCGCTTCGGTTTCTCCCCTACCTTTTGGTTTTGATTACAACAATGGCATTGTCTTCAAAGGCTGCCAGATTCACGGCATAAACGGCAGAAAAATCTTTGATACCTGGTATCGGGTAAGAAACCTTTTAAGTAGTAAAAAATTGGATATCAGCCCAGTAATTACCCACTTATTCACTTTAGAAGAATTTGAAAAAGGGTTTAATGCGATGTTAGAAAGACCAAGAAGAAGTGCCAAAGTAGTTCTATTTCCCGACAAAGAAGAGTTAAAAAAAGCAAAAGAAAGACTAAAACTATGA
- a CDS encoding dTDP-4-dehydrorhamnose 3,5-epimerase family protein, with the protein MIEGVEIKKLRLIPDERGFVLEILRSDDNLFMKFGQVYISVAYPGIVKAWHYHKIQTDFFTIIKGMAKVVLYDNRENSKTYKEINEFFIGELNPLLIKIPPLVLHGFKPLGNEPAYLLNIPTEVYNYENPDEYRIDYKSKEIPYEW; encoded by the coding sequence ATGATTGAAGGCGTAGAAATAAAAAAATTGAGACTAATTCCCGATGAACGGGGCTTTGTATTAGAAATCCTACGTTCAGATGATAATCTATTTATGAAATTTGGTCAGGTTTATATCTCCGTTGCCTATCCTGGTATTGTGAAAGCCTGGCATTATCATAAAATCCAGACCGATTTTTTTACAATTATCAAAGGAATGGCAAAAGTTGTTTTATATGACAATCGGGAAAATTCCAAAACCTACAAAGAGATAAACGAATTCTTTATTGGCGAACTAAATCCGTTACTTATCAAAATTCCGCCCCTCGTCTTACACGGATTTAAACCACTGGGAAATGAACCTGCCTATCTCTTAAACATACCAACCGAAGTTTATAACTACGAAAATCCTGATGAGTATCGGATAGATTATAAATCAAAGGAGATACCCTACGAATGGTAA
- a CDS encoding dTDP-glucose 4,6-dehydratase — MVKILLTGGAGFIGSHLAEELVKRDYYVYVLDKLTYAGNLENIKELLKNKNFCFIRGDINNKKLVKQLFKKVDKIIHLAAETHIDRSLLDPDIFVKTDFFGTYNLLETLKKYPCERFIHISTSEVYGTALKVPIDENHPLNPQSPYAATKVGADRLCYAYYLTYHLPIIILRPFNIYGEKQYPEKLIPFFITQALENKPLFIYGDGENTRDYLYVKDLCEVIIKFLEAPIEKYLGEVFNIGSGFEYSVNEISLRILEYFKKPKSLLKYISDRKGHVKRLICDYTKLQKEFNWQPKTTFEEGLEKTMKWYLENERWWKKIKKSKLFQRFYYLNYLKRK; from the coding sequence ATGGTAAAGATTTTACTTACTGGTGGTGCTGGATTTATTGGTAGCCATTTAGCAGAAGAACTGGTAAAAAGAGACTACTATGTTTATGTATTAGATAAACTCACTTATGCGGGAAATTTAGAGAATATCAAAGAATTACTAAAAAATAAGAATTTTTGCTTTATTCGTGGCGATATCAACAACAAAAAATTGGTAAAACAACTATTTAAAAAAGTCGACAAAATAATCCATTTGGCAGCCGAAACCCATATTGACCGCTCCCTTTTAGATCCCGATATCTTCGTCAAGACCGATTTTTTTGGCACCTATAATTTATTAGAAACCTTAAAAAAATATCCCTGCGAAAGATTTATTCACATTTCGACCAGCGAAGTTTATGGTACGGCTTTAAAAGTACCCATTGATGAAAACCATCCATTAAATCCCCAAAGTCCTTATGCGGCAACCAAAGTGGGTGCTGATAGACTATGTTATGCCTACTATCTCACTTATCACCTACCAATAATTATCTTACGACCTTTTAATATCTATGGCGAAAAACAATATCCCGAAAAACTTATCCCCTTTTTCATTACCCAAGCATTAGAAAATAAACCACTATTTATTTATGGTGATGGTGAAAATACCCGAGACTACCTTTATGTAAAAGACTTGTGCGAAGTGATTATAAAATTTTTAGAAGCGCCGATCGAGAAATATCTTGGTGAAGTTTTCAATATCGGCAGTGGTTTCGAATACAGCGTGAATGAAATTTCCCTTCGGATTTTAGAATATTTCAAAAAACCAAAAAGTTTGTTAAAATATATATCAGATAGAAAAGGGCATGTGAAGAGATTAATCTGTGATTACACGAAATTACAAAAAGAGTTTAACTGGCAACCAAAGACTACCTTTGAAGAAGGGTTAGAAAAGACAATGAAATGGTATTTAGAAAACGAGCGATGGTGGAAGAAAATAAAGAAAAGCAAACTCTTCCAAAGATTTTATTATCTAAATTATCTAAAAAGGAAATGA